Proteins found in one Camelus bactrianus isolate YW-2024 breed Bactrian camel chromosome X, ASM4877302v1, whole genome shotgun sequence genomic segment:
- the TRPC5OS gene encoding putative uncharacterized protein TRPC5OS — MESVSIPDIVGGLVNCVAQLVRIAEEILQFISQEQMPCVEQNDRAEPIETDASPSEEASLPDLAAFSDLESILTPREDEDLIFDVDQAMLNIDEDQAMLDVDELYEGVLSGINNDLRNG, encoded by the coding sequence ATGGAATCTGTGTCGATCCCTGACATTGTTGGTGGACTTGTTAATTGTGTAGCCCAGTTAGTAAGAATAGCTGAAGAGATTTTACAGTTTATTTCACAAGAACAAATGCCTTGTGTAGAGCAAAATGATAGAGCAGAACCGATAGAAACAGATGCATCTCCTTCTGAGGAAGCTTCACTACCAGACCtcgctgctttctcagacttAGAATCAATACTTACACCAAGAGAAGATGAAGACTTAATCTTTGATGTAGATCAAGCCATGTTAAACATAGATGAAGATCAGGCCATGTTAGATGTAGATGAATTATATGAAGGAGTACTCTCTGGTATAAACAATGACTTAAGAAATGGATAA